One Candidatus Zixiibacteriota bacterium genomic window carries:
- a CDS encoding class I SAM-dependent methyltransferase yields MNGTSEGIRLDVAAFLRERDPNNRLTPYFELLARENSRVNIVSRETLPPTAPSGRDRFEGLRRLTAESIYPITELHRAQTRSYLDIGSGGGFPAIPIVLTATISDTLLVERTRKKAAALRRILMELQLRAEICTESFESLVLKEGSCDLITLRLVRLTDRLAARILPLLAPGGDFVYYALADISADSSRFLTRQLRFTAGGGRDFHTATIVTRKPE; encoded by the coding sequence ATGAACGGGACAAGCGAGGGGATCAGGCTTGACGTGGCGGCGTTTCTGCGCGAACGGGATCCTAATAACAGGCTCACCCCGTATTTCGAGCTCCTCGCGCGGGAGAACAGCCGGGTCAACATTGTTTCACGTGAAACATTGCCCCCGACCGCCCCGTCGGGGCGCGATCGGTTCGAGGGACTGCGGCGGCTCACGGCGGAATCGATCTACCCGATCACCGAACTCCACCGAGCGCAGACGAGGAGTTATCTCGACATCGGCAGCGGTGGAGGATTCCCGGCGATCCCCATTGTGCTCACCGCAACGATCAGCGACACCCTCCTGGTGGAACGGACACGGAAGAAAGCCGCCGCGCTGCGCCGGATACTGATGGAGCTGCAGCTTCGGGCGGAGATTTGCACTGAATCGTTCGAGTCGCTCGTCCTTAAGGAAGGATCATGCGATCTGATCACGCTTCGGTTGGTGCGGCTCACCGACCGACTGGCCGCGCGAATCCTTCCGCTGTTGGCGCCGGGCGGAGATTTCGTCTACTATGCACTGGCCGATATCTCGGCTGATTCCTCCAGATTTCTGACCAGACAACTGCGATTCACCGCCGGCGGGGGGCGGGATTTCCACACGGCCACGATAGTTACGAGAAAACCTGAGTGA